Part of the bacterium genome, GTTGCTAAAAGCAAAAAGACAGTCCATTGGGCATTTCTTAATTGCACTTGATAATTAATTTCTTGTTTTAATTTTTCCATAAATAAATTATATTATATATTTTTAATTGTGGCATCAATTTATAAACACAAAAAAATAAGACCGCCTGTAAAGCGGTCGGGGGTCTGTTTATATAGTTTATTGAGTTATGGGGTGTGGGGTTTTAAATTCCTGTTCTAAATTGTTGATGCCGTGCCCAAAATAAAGAATATTTAATTGCTCTTTAACCCTTTCAGGATCTTCTTGTACCATCATCAAAGCGGTGTAAGCTTCTTTAGGAGAAATAACTCCGTTATAAAAATCAACACAATCCTGAAAAATTAGCCAGGTAAGAAATTTCCCGGGAGTAATTTTGCCGTAAGGAGCAACAAAATCAATAACATAACCTAAAGGACCGGCTTGCTGAGGAAGCAGAGCGCCGTCATTATCCTGATCAAAAGCTTTTATGTAGACTGAAGCATAAGCCAGACCGTATTTATAATCAGGAACACTTGTTTCTTCATCAACGGGCATATAGGTGATATAAGCGGATGCTAAAGCTTCTTGGGCTTCGTTTCTGGAAGCTTCTTCAAGCCCGATTTCACCGTTCATAAATTGTCTTACTTTTTTGTCGGCGATTTTTTTGATTTCTTCATAGTATTTAACCACGTTATGAGCGGCATTAGCGCCTCTGCCTTCAGAAGTTTCCGCGTTGTAAGGTCCGTGCAAATTATTGATTAAAATCATCCCTATATCTCCTCTATCCCACTAAACTACGTTTTTTTATCCCCAAAAAAGGACTGTTTATTAAAAATAAAAAATTCAATCCCTTTATATTAATATAAAAACAAGCGCACCGAAAAAATTGCCCTTTTTGAAAAAATTTTTTTAAATAATTTAAATTAGATGAAAATTATTTATATTTTTGCCACTCTGAGTTTTCTGTATACTAAGCCTCTTTTGGCATTACAGCTTCTTTTATAATTTTAAGCAACTTTTGTAATCCTAAATATTTTGACTCCCTTAGTTAATTGTCATCCTGAGCGAAACGAAGGATCTGCCCGCCTAAGAACAAAACTTATAAGCCAAATTAACCTGTCATTGCGAGGAAGCTCAAAGAGCTGACGCGGCAATCCATCCGGACTTTAAAACCAAATAGATTTTCACGCTCCTGTTAGTCGCTCAGAATGACAAATAAATGGTAAAATCCTGATACAGCTTTAATATCAAAATTCTTGACAAAGAAAAGAACAATTATTGTTTTGTTAATTAACTCAAATCGCCAAATCGCCAAAATCGTCATTGCGAGCATAATGAAGCAATCTATAATAAATAAAATAGATTGCCACGTCGAGTCTAAAGCCTCTCCTCGCAATGAAGGATATATTTAATTAGAGATTCAAGTTAGTTATTTGCCAAAATTATTTTAGATGTATAATTAATTAAATCGTGTCTTTTACTATTATAAATAGTATTTATAACTCACGTTTAAAACAGCTAAGAGGAGAAAAAAAGTGAGCTTTTTACCAAAAGTTAGTCGTGTCTTTAGTGCCGCTTTCGTTGCACTAATCGGACTACTGGCTGCATCAATGCCTTCAATGGCAAGTGAAGCAGATCTTGTAGTTCCAAATTTATCTCAAAATCCGGCAAGCTTCCATTTATTACTTATCGGAATGGGTGTTTGCGTAGCAGGATTAGTTTACGGGCTTGTGGAATATTTCAACGTAAAAAACAAACCTGCCCACAAATCAATGTTGGAAATAGGAAACCTTATTTTCGAAACCTGTAAAACATACCTTATCCAACAAGGCAAATTTTTATTAGTACTCGAATTATTCATTGCAGCATGTATCGGATTTTATTTCGGATTTTTGCAGCACATGAAAGCTTATGAAGTAGCTGCAATCCTTGGAATGTCAGTTGTAGGTATTCTCGGTTCCTATTCAATCGCGTGGTTCGGAATCAGAATGAACACTCTGGCAAACGCAAGAACCGCATTCGCTTCACTCACAGGAAAACCGTTCCAAATAATGCAGCTTCCTTTAAGAACAGGAATGAGCATCGGACTTTTACTCGTAAGCGTTGAACTTTTAATAATGCTTGCAATTTTACTTTTCATACCTGGACACTTAGCAGGCGCTTGCTTTATCGGTTTCGCAATCGGTGAATCACTAGGCGCAAGTGCATTAAGAGTAGCAGGCGGTATCTTCACAAAAATCGCTGATATCGGTTCTGACTTGATGAAAATCCAGTTCAACATCAAAGAAGATGATCCTAGAAACCCGGGAGTTATTGCTGATTGTACAGGCGACAACGCAGGCGACAGCGTAGGACCTACGGCTGACGGCTTTGAAACCTACGGTGTAACAGGCGTTGCACTTATCAGTTTTATTCTTTTAGGCGTTCACGAAGAATTAAAAATCCCTTTACTTACATGGATATTCGTAATGCGTTATTTAATGATAGTAACATCAGTCGTATCTTACTTCTTGAATAACTTAGTATGCGAATCATTATACGGCAAAAGCAGCAAATTCGATTTCGAAATCCCTTTAACTTCATTAGTATGGGTAACATCAGTTTTATCTATCGTAATGACTTTTGCAGTAAGCTACTGGCAGTTAAGTACCTTCTCAAACAACTTGTGGCTGGTACTTTCAATAATAATCAGCTGCGGAACATTAGGAGCTGCGTTAATTCCTGAATTAACAAAAGTCTTCACAAGCACAAACTCAAAACATACCAAAGAAGTTGTAACCGCATCAAGAGAAGGCGGAGCATCCCTAACAATTCTTTCAGGACTTGTATCAGGAAACTTCAGCGGATTCTGGATCGGTTTATCAATCGTTGCTCTTATGGCTGGCTCATATTTCGCAAGCCTGCATCACCTTGACGTTATAATGATTTACCCTTCAGTATTTGCTTTCGGGCTTGTAGCGTTCGGCTTCCTCGGAATGGGACCTGTAACAATCGCCGTAGACAGCTACGGACCAGTTACAGACAACGCGCAATCAGTATATGAACTTTCATTAATCGAAGAAATTCCTAACATCGCCGAAGAAATCAAAAACGACTTCGGATTCGAGCCTGACTTTGAAAACGGCAAAAAATTGCTGGAAGAAAACGACGGCGCAGGAAATACATTTAAAGCCACCGCAAAACCTGTTCTTATCGGAACAGCTGTTGTCGGAGCAACCACAATGATATTTTCACTGATTCTTGTAATCAAAAACACACTCGGAGTAAGACCAGAAGACCTACTTAACCTGTTAAATCCTTTCACATTGTTAGGATTGCTTTGCGGCGGAGCGGTAATATACTGGTTCACGGGCGCATCTATACAGGCAGTATCCACAGGAGCTTACAGAGCAGTAGAATACATTAAAAAGAACATCAACTTAGACGTTGCAGGCGGCAAAGCTTCAACCGAGAACTCAAAAGAAGTTGTTAAAATCTGTACAGTGTACGCCCAAAAAGGTATGTTCAACATCTTTATCGCATTATTCTCGTTTGCACTGGCTTTTGCCTTCTTCTCCGCGCCGTTTATGACCGGAGCAAACAAAGAAGCACCTGTTGCTTTCTTCGTAAGCTACCTTGTAGGCATCGCATTATTCGGCTTATACCAAGCAATCTTTATGGCTAATGCCGGCGGATGTTGGGATAACGCTAAAAAAATCGTCGAAACAGAACTTTGTGAAAAAGGAACACCTCTTCATGAAGCTACAGTTATCGGCGACACAGTAGGCGACCCTTTCAAAGACACTTCATCAGTTGCAATGAACCCGATTATCAAATTCACAACGCTTTTCGGACTTCTTGCAATGGAAATCGCAATCGCAGAAGCTTTCAGACCTTATGCACCTTATGCTGGGGCTTTCTTCTTCGTGGTTGCACTGGTATTTGTATGGAGATCATTCTATGATATGCAAATCCCCGTTCTCCCCGAAGCTGCTGAAAAAAAAACTGAAGAACTAGCTAACGTATAGACTATTAAAAGAATATACACAAAGAGGCGGACTGAAAAGCCCGCCTCTTTGCTTTTCTATCCCAAATTTTCCGAAAATATTAAAAATAAGGCAATTCTGATAAATCCTATGTTTTTAATATATTAGAAGGAATTTTAGGAAGAAATAAAACTTATGAACCAAACCATATTAAACAAAGTTACTTCAAGTTTTAACACCCCGATAAACAAAGAAAACGAGCAGAATCCACCGCGGATAAACTCGCCAAAACTAAAGCAGCTTGAAAAAGACACCGTCTCTTTCAGCGCAAGACCTTCAACAAAAAAGATTCAGCACTTTTCTTTAGATATTTTAAAAGCCATTCCTTTTTCCGAGAAAACTCAAAGCTTAAGAGCAGAGGCAGAGCATATATATAACTTTGGAAAAGGCAAACTCTCAGCATTTAACGACCTTTGCCTCGATATTTTTCCCAACGGAGCCAAGACAACTAGAATTAAGAGTCCCAGATCAATAGAATCAAAACTCAGGAACAAAATAAAACAAAATCAGACTAGAGACAAAAATTTAATGAATATTATAGGCGACCTTGCCGGAGCGCGCGGAATAACCGACGGCTCTCCGGAGGCAACAGACAAAATCGTTAATAATCTTGTTAAAAAAATTGAAGAAAAAGAACTTCAGATAACTTCGATAAGAAATTACAGGGGAACTTATACAGCGCCGTATTTTTCCCAAAAACATATAGATTTAATTACGGAAGCAAACAGAAAAGCAGGAAACAAAAACATAAAAATACTCAACGGAACCAATTCCATCAAAGAAAACGGCTACACCGCAGGCCACATCACGGGTATAACAAAAGACAAATTAAACGTGGAACTCCAGATTAAAGGAAAACTGGTCAACAAAATCGATGAATCGACGCATATAATCCACGATCTTTTCGTTGCAAAAGACTCTGCCTGCAT contains:
- a CDS encoding sodium-translocating pyrophosphatase; protein product: MSFLPKVSRVFSAAFVALIGLLAASMPSMASEADLVVPNLSQNPASFHLLLIGMGVCVAGLVYGLVEYFNVKNKPAHKSMLEIGNLIFETCKTYLIQQGKFLLVLELFIAACIGFYFGFLQHMKAYEVAAILGMSVVGILGSYSIAWFGIRMNTLANARTAFASLTGKPFQIMQLPLRTGMSIGLLLVSVELLIMLAILLFIPGHLAGACFIGFAIGESLGASALRVAGGIFTKIADIGSDLMKIQFNIKEDDPRNPGVIADCTGDNAGDSVGPTADGFETYGVTGVALISFILLGVHEELKIPLLTWIFVMRYLMIVTSVVSYFLNNLVCESLYGKSSKFDFEIPLTSLVWVTSVLSIVMTFAVSYWQLSTFSNNLWLVLSIIISCGTLGAALIPELTKVFTSTNSKHTKEVVTASREGGASLTILSGLVSGNFSGFWIGLSIVALMAGSYFASLHHLDVIMIYPSVFAFGLVAFGFLGMGPVTIAVDSYGPVTDNAQSVYELSLIEEIPNIAEEIKNDFGFEPDFENGKKLLEENDGAGNTFKATAKPVLIGTAVVGATTMIFSLILVIKNTLGVRPEDLLNLLNPFTLLGLLCGGAVIYWFTGASIQAVSTGAYRAVEYIKKNINLDVAGGKASTENSKEVVKICTVYAQKGMFNIFIALFSFALAFAFFSAPFMTGANKEAPVAFFVSYLVGIALFGLYQAIFMANAGGCWDNAKKIVETELCEKGTPLHEATVIGDTVGDPFKDTSSVAMNPIIKFTTLFGLLAMEIAIAEAFRPYAPYAGAFFFVVALVFVWRSFYDMQIPVLPEAAEKKTEELANV